A region of Roseofilum reptotaenium CS-1145 DNA encodes the following proteins:
- a CDS encoding Hsp20/alpha crystallin family protein: protein MPLVRWEPFREIDTLQRQMNRLFDDLVPKEVLSNQGNFLPAAELHETPEAFEIKLEVPGMKPDDLDIQVTAEAVSISGERRSERTTEEKGVTRSEFRYGQFQRVVPLPNRIQNNNVEAEYKDGILHLTLPKVEEEQHKVVKVKVG, encoded by the coding sequence ATGCCTTTAGTTCGTTGGGAACCTTTCCGAGAAATCGATACCTTACAACGCCAAATGAATCGTTTATTTGATGATTTAGTGCCCAAAGAAGTCCTCTCTAATCAAGGGAATTTCTTGCCGGCGGCTGAACTTCATGAAACTCCTGAAGCATTTGAAATCAAATTAGAAGTTCCGGGAATGAAACCGGATGATCTCGATATTCAAGTAACGGCTGAAGCGGTTTCTATTTCTGGCGAACGGCGCAGCGAAAGAACCACTGAAGAGAAAGGTGTAACTCGCTCTGAGTTTCGCTATGGTCAGTTCCAAAGGGTTGTTCCTTTACCGAACCGCATTCAAAATAATAATGTGGAAGCGGAATATAAGGATGGAATTTTGCACTTGACGTTACCGAAAGTTGAAGAAGAACAACATAAGGTCGTTAAGGTGAAAGTCGGTTAA